The following are encoded in a window of Nitrospiraceae bacterium genomic DNA:
- a CDS encoding thioredoxin family protein — protein MANVTLLVSKSCSACPNAKTLWKGMRVKYSFSYREIDITSEAGQELAERHAIRAVPATLINGRLTFIGVPPRESAEKALQAKAKPKPKKEETED, from the coding sequence ATGGCGAATGTGACCTTGTTGGTGTCAAAATCCTGTTCAGCCTGCCCAAATGCAAAAACGCTGTGGAAGGGCATGCGGGTCAAATATAGTTTTAGTTACCGGGAGATTGATATTACATCGGAGGCCGGTCAAGAACTCGCGGAGCGACATGCTATTCGTGCCGTGCCAGCAACCCTGATCAATGGGCGGTTGACTTTTATCGGGGTTCCACCCCGGGAGAGCGCGGAGAAAGCGCTGCAAGCGAAGGCGAAGCCAAAACCTAAAAAAGAGGAAACTGAGGATTAA
- a CDS encoding response regulator transcription factor, giving the protein MPKTTKVLIVDDHRVVREGLCAILETKDDIQVVGEAKDGGEAVEQTRLLMPDVILMDVSMPGMTGVEATRIIKREFPHIGVVALTMYEEQQYIFDLVRAGATGYLLKDSDSAQIVAAIRTIARGESLIHPSVASKILVEFSLLSEGKGKKRGILEHDLTDREITVLQLVADGKTNKEIANVLDLSEKTVKNHVRNIFHKLHVFDRTQAAILAIRKGIIELEPRKM; this is encoded by the coding sequence ATGCCCAAAACGACTAAAGTCCTCATTGTTGATGATCATCGTGTGGTGCGGGAAGGGTTATGCGCGATTCTGGAAACTAAGGACGATATCCAGGTCGTAGGGGAAGCGAAAGATGGAGGAGAGGCCGTCGAACAAACCCGACTGCTTATGCCTGATGTGATTCTCATGGATGTTAGTATGCCGGGCATGACGGGGGTGGAAGCCACGCGAATTATTAAACGGGAATTTCCTCACATCGGGGTGGTGGCCCTTACCATGTACGAAGAACAGCAATACATTTTTGATCTGGTGCGAGCCGGAGCTACCGGATATTTACTCAAAGATAGTGATTCCGCGCAAATTGTGGCTGCTATCCGGACTATTGCCCGTGGCGAGTCTCTTATTCATCCATCGGTTGCCAGTAAGATTCTGGTCGAGTTCTCTTTGTTGTCTGAAGGCAAAGGCAAAAAACGGGGAATTTTGGAACACGATCTCACCGACCGTGAAATCACCGTGTTGCAATTAGTGGCGGATGGAAAAACAAATAAGGAAATTGCGAACGTCCTGGATCTGAGTGAAAAGACCGTTAAAAATCACGTCCGCAATATCTTTCATAAACTGCATGTGTTTGATCGAACCCAAGCGGCCATCCTGGCCATTCGCAAAGGCATCATCGAACTCGAACCTCGCAAGATGTAA